A window of the Capricornis sumatraensis isolate serow.1 chromosome 9, serow.2, whole genome shotgun sequence genome harbors these coding sequences:
- the PTBP1 gene encoding polypyrimidine tract-binding protein 1 isoform X2, producing MDGIVPDIAVGTKRGSDELFSACVTNGPFIMSGTSASTANGNDSKKFKGDSRSAGVPSRVIHIRKLPGDVTEGEVISLGLPFGKVTNLLMLKGKNQAFIEMHTEEAANTMVNYYTSVTPVLRGQPIYIQFSNHKELKTDSSPNQARAQAALQAVNSVQSGNLALAASAAAVDAGMAMAGQSPVLRIIVENLFYPVTLDVLHQIFSKFGTVLKIITFTKNNQFQALLQYADPVSAQHAKLSLDGQNIYNACCTLRIDFSKLTSLNVKYNNDKSRDYTRPDLPSGDSQPSLDQTMAAAFASPYAGAGFPPTFAIPQAAGLSVPNVHGALAPLAIPSAAAAAAAAGRIAIPGLAGAGNSVLLVSNLNPERVTPQSLFILFGVYGDVQRVKVLFNKKENALVQMADGSQAQLAMSHLNGHKLHGKPVRITLSKHQSVQLPREGQEDQGLTKDYGNSPLHRFKKPGSKNFQNIFPPSATLHLSNIPPSISEDDLKILFSSNGGIVKGFKFFQKDRKMALIQMGSVEEAIQALIDLHNHDLGENHHLRVSFSKSTI from the exons ATGGACGG CATCGTCCCAGACATAGCAGTTGGTACAAAG CGGGGATCTGACGAGCTCTTCTCTGCCTGCGTCACTAACGGACCCTTTATCATGAGTGGCACCTCGGCGTCCACAG CAAATGGAAACGACAGTAAGAAGTTCAAGGGGGACAGCAGGAGTGCGGGCGTGCCCTCCAGGGTGATCCACATCCGCAAGCTGCCCGGCGATGTCACCGAGGGGGAGGTCATTTCCCTGGGGCTGCCCTTTGGAAAGGTCACCAATCTCCTGATGCTGAAAGGGAAGAACCAG GCCTTCATTGAGATGCACACAGAAGAGGCCGCCAACACCATGGTGAACTACTACACGTCGGTGACGCCTGTGCTGCGCGGCCAGCCCATCTACATCCAGTTCTCCAACCACAAGGAGCTCAAGACAGACAGCTCCCCTAACCAGGCG CGGGCCCAGGCGGCCCTGCAGGCTGTGAACTCAGTCCAGTCAGGAAACCTGGCCCTGGCAGCCTCGGCCGCGGCAGTGGATGCGGGCATGGCCATGGCCGGCCAGAGCCCAGTGCTTAGGATCATCGTGGAGAACCTCTTCTACCCAGTGACCCTGGATGTGCTGCACCAG atctTCTCCAAGTTCGGCACCGTGCTTAAGATCATTACTTTCACCAAGAACAACCAGTTCCAGGCATTGCTGCAATACGCTGACCCCGTGAGCGCCCAGCACGCCAAGCTG TCGTTGGACGGCCAGAACATCTACAATGCATGCTGCACGTTGCGCATCGACTTCTCCAAGCTCACCAGCCTGAACGTCAAGTACAACAACGACAAGAGCCGTGACTACACGCGCCCTGACCTGCCGTCCGGTGACAGCCAGCCCTCGCTGGACCAGACCATGGCTGCTGCCTTTG CCTCTCCGTATGCAGGAGCTGGTTTCCCTCCCACCTTTGCAATTCCTCAAGCCGCAG GTCTCTCTGTTCCTAATGTGCATGGGGCTTTGGCCCCTCTGGCTATTCCatcagcagcggcagcagcagcggcagcaggccGGATCGCCATCCCAGGCCTGGCAGGGGCAGGAAACTCTGTCCTGCTGGTCAGCAACCTCAACCCCGAG AGAGTCACACCCCAAAGCCTCTTTATTCTTTTCG GCGTGTATGGAGATGTGCAGCGCGTGAAGGTCCTGTTCAACAAGAAGGAGAATGCCCTGGTGCAGATGGCCGATGGGAGCCAGGCCCAGCTGG ccATGAGCCACCTCAATGGGCACAAGCTGCACGGAAAGCCAGTGCGCATCACACTCTCTAAGCACCAGAGCGTGCAGCTGCCCCGCGAGGGCCAGGAGGACCAGGGCCTGACCAAGGACTATGGAAACTCGCCCCTGCACCGCTTCAAGAAGCCTGGCTCCAAGAACTTCCAGAATATCTTCCCACCCTCAGCCACTCTGCACCTCTCCAACATCCC GCCCTCCATCTCTGAGGATGACCTCAAGATTCTTTTCTCCAGTAACGGCGGGATCGTCAAAGGGTTCAAGTTCTTCCA GAAGGACCGCAAGATGGCGCTGATCCAGATGGGCTCAGTGGAGGAGGCCATCCAGGCGCTCATCGACCTGCACAACCATGACCTGGGTGAGAACCACCACCTGCGGGTGTCCTTCTCCAAGTCCACCATCTAG
- the PTBP1 gene encoding polypyrimidine tract-binding protein 1 isoform X3, translated as MDGIVPDIAVGTKRGSDELFSACVTNGPFIMSGTSASTANGNDSKKFKGDSRSAGVPSRVIHIRKLPGDVTEGEVISLGLPFGKVTNLLMLKGKNQAFIEMHTEEAANTMVNYYTSVTPVLRGQPIYIQFSNHKELKTDSSPNQARAQAALQAVNSVQSGNLALAASAAAVDAGMAMAGQSPVLRIIVENLFYPVTLDVLHQIFSKFGTVLKIITFTKNNQFQALLQYADPVSAQHAKLSLDGQNIYNACCTLRIDFSKLTSLNVKYNNDKSRDYTRPDLPSGDSQPSLDQTMAAAFGAPGIMSASPYAGAGFPPTFAIPQAAAAAAAAAAGRIAIPGLAGAGNSVLLVSNLNPERVTPQSLFILFGVYGDVQRVKVLFNKKENALVQMADGSQAQLAMSHLNGHKLHGKPVRITLSKHQSVQLPREGQEDQGLTKDYGNSPLHRFKKPGSKNFQNIFPPSATLHLSNIPPSISEDDLKILFSSNGGIVKGFKFFQKDRKMALIQMGSVEEAIQALIDLHNHDLGENHHLRVSFSKSTI; from the exons ATGGACGG CATCGTCCCAGACATAGCAGTTGGTACAAAG CGGGGATCTGACGAGCTCTTCTCTGCCTGCGTCACTAACGGACCCTTTATCATGAGTGGCACCTCGGCGTCCACAG CAAATGGAAACGACAGTAAGAAGTTCAAGGGGGACAGCAGGAGTGCGGGCGTGCCCTCCAGGGTGATCCACATCCGCAAGCTGCCCGGCGATGTCACCGAGGGGGAGGTCATTTCCCTGGGGCTGCCCTTTGGAAAGGTCACCAATCTCCTGATGCTGAAAGGGAAGAACCAG GCCTTCATTGAGATGCACACAGAAGAGGCCGCCAACACCATGGTGAACTACTACACGTCGGTGACGCCTGTGCTGCGCGGCCAGCCCATCTACATCCAGTTCTCCAACCACAAGGAGCTCAAGACAGACAGCTCCCCTAACCAGGCG CGGGCCCAGGCGGCCCTGCAGGCTGTGAACTCAGTCCAGTCAGGAAACCTGGCCCTGGCAGCCTCGGCCGCGGCAGTGGATGCGGGCATGGCCATGGCCGGCCAGAGCCCAGTGCTTAGGATCATCGTGGAGAACCTCTTCTACCCAGTGACCCTGGATGTGCTGCACCAG atctTCTCCAAGTTCGGCACCGTGCTTAAGATCATTACTTTCACCAAGAACAACCAGTTCCAGGCATTGCTGCAATACGCTGACCCCGTGAGCGCCCAGCACGCCAAGCTG TCGTTGGACGGCCAGAACATCTACAATGCATGCTGCACGTTGCGCATCGACTTCTCCAAGCTCACCAGCCTGAACGTCAAGTACAACAACGACAAGAGCCGTGACTACACGCGCCCTGACCTGCCGTCCGGTGACAGCCAGCCCTCGCTGGACCAGACCATGGCTGCTGCCTTTG GTGCGCCTGGTATAATGTCAGCCTCTCCGTATGCAGGAGCTGGTTTCCCTCCCACCTTTGCAATTCCTCAAGCCGCAG cagcggcagcagcagcggcagcaggccGGATCGCCATCCCAGGCCTGGCAGGGGCAGGAAACTCTGTCCTGCTGGTCAGCAACCTCAACCCCGAG AGAGTCACACCCCAAAGCCTCTTTATTCTTTTCG GCGTGTATGGAGATGTGCAGCGCGTGAAGGTCCTGTTCAACAAGAAGGAGAATGCCCTGGTGCAGATGGCCGATGGGAGCCAGGCCCAGCTGG ccATGAGCCACCTCAATGGGCACAAGCTGCACGGAAAGCCAGTGCGCATCACACTCTCTAAGCACCAGAGCGTGCAGCTGCCCCGCGAGGGCCAGGAGGACCAGGGCCTGACCAAGGACTATGGAAACTCGCCCCTGCACCGCTTCAAGAAGCCTGGCTCCAAGAACTTCCAGAATATCTTCCCACCCTCAGCCACTCTGCACCTCTCCAACATCCC GCCCTCCATCTCTGAGGATGACCTCAAGATTCTTTTCTCCAGTAACGGCGGGATCGTCAAAGGGTTCAAGTTCTTCCA GAAGGACCGCAAGATGGCGCTGATCCAGATGGGCTCAGTGGAGGAGGCCATCCAGGCGCTCATCGACCTGCACAACCATGACCTGGGTGAGAACCACCACCTGCGGGTGTCCTTCTCCAAGTCCACCATCTAG
- the PTBP1 gene encoding polypyrimidine tract-binding protein 1 isoform X4: MDGIVPDIAVGTKRGSDELFSACVTNGPFIMSGTSASTANGNDSKKFKGDSRSAGVPSRVIHIRKLPGDVTEGEVISLGLPFGKVTNLLMLKGKNQAFIEMHTEEAANTMVNYYTSVTPVLRGQPIYIQFSNHKELKTDSSPNQARAQAALQAVNSVQSGNLALAASAAAVDAGMAMAGQSPVLRIIVENLFYPVTLDVLHQIFSKFGTVLKIITFTKNNQFQALLQYADPVSAQHAKLSLDGQNIYNACCTLRIDFSKLTSLNVKYNNDKSRDYTRPDLPSGDSQPSLDQTMAAAFGLSVPNVHGALAPLAIPSAAAAAAAAGRIAIPGLAGAGNSVLLVSNLNPERVTPQSLFILFGVYGDVQRVKVLFNKKENALVQMADGSQAQLAMSHLNGHKLHGKPVRITLSKHQSVQLPREGQEDQGLTKDYGNSPLHRFKKPGSKNFQNIFPPSATLHLSNIPPSISEDDLKILFSSNGGIVKGFKFFQKDRKMALIQMGSVEEAIQALIDLHNHDLGENHHLRVSFSKSTI; the protein is encoded by the exons ATGGACGG CATCGTCCCAGACATAGCAGTTGGTACAAAG CGGGGATCTGACGAGCTCTTCTCTGCCTGCGTCACTAACGGACCCTTTATCATGAGTGGCACCTCGGCGTCCACAG CAAATGGAAACGACAGTAAGAAGTTCAAGGGGGACAGCAGGAGTGCGGGCGTGCCCTCCAGGGTGATCCACATCCGCAAGCTGCCCGGCGATGTCACCGAGGGGGAGGTCATTTCCCTGGGGCTGCCCTTTGGAAAGGTCACCAATCTCCTGATGCTGAAAGGGAAGAACCAG GCCTTCATTGAGATGCACACAGAAGAGGCCGCCAACACCATGGTGAACTACTACACGTCGGTGACGCCTGTGCTGCGCGGCCAGCCCATCTACATCCAGTTCTCCAACCACAAGGAGCTCAAGACAGACAGCTCCCCTAACCAGGCG CGGGCCCAGGCGGCCCTGCAGGCTGTGAACTCAGTCCAGTCAGGAAACCTGGCCCTGGCAGCCTCGGCCGCGGCAGTGGATGCGGGCATGGCCATGGCCGGCCAGAGCCCAGTGCTTAGGATCATCGTGGAGAACCTCTTCTACCCAGTGACCCTGGATGTGCTGCACCAG atctTCTCCAAGTTCGGCACCGTGCTTAAGATCATTACTTTCACCAAGAACAACCAGTTCCAGGCATTGCTGCAATACGCTGACCCCGTGAGCGCCCAGCACGCCAAGCTG TCGTTGGACGGCCAGAACATCTACAATGCATGCTGCACGTTGCGCATCGACTTCTCCAAGCTCACCAGCCTGAACGTCAAGTACAACAACGACAAGAGCCGTGACTACACGCGCCCTGACCTGCCGTCCGGTGACAGCCAGCCCTCGCTGGACCAGACCATGGCTGCTGCCTTTG GTCTCTCTGTTCCTAATGTGCATGGGGCTTTGGCCCCTCTGGCTATTCCatcagcagcggcagcagcagcggcagcaggccGGATCGCCATCCCAGGCCTGGCAGGGGCAGGAAACTCTGTCCTGCTGGTCAGCAACCTCAACCCCGAG AGAGTCACACCCCAAAGCCTCTTTATTCTTTTCG GCGTGTATGGAGATGTGCAGCGCGTGAAGGTCCTGTTCAACAAGAAGGAGAATGCCCTGGTGCAGATGGCCGATGGGAGCCAGGCCCAGCTGG ccATGAGCCACCTCAATGGGCACAAGCTGCACGGAAAGCCAGTGCGCATCACACTCTCTAAGCACCAGAGCGTGCAGCTGCCCCGCGAGGGCCAGGAGGACCAGGGCCTGACCAAGGACTATGGAAACTCGCCCCTGCACCGCTTCAAGAAGCCTGGCTCCAAGAACTTCCAGAATATCTTCCCACCCTCAGCCACTCTGCACCTCTCCAACATCCC GCCCTCCATCTCTGAGGATGACCTCAAGATTCTTTTCTCCAGTAACGGCGGGATCGTCAAAGGGTTCAAGTTCTTCCA GAAGGACCGCAAGATGGCGCTGATCCAGATGGGCTCAGTGGAGGAGGCCATCCAGGCGCTCATCGACCTGCACAACCATGACCTGGGTGAGAACCACCACCTGCGGGTGTCCTTCTCCAAGTCCACCATCTAG
- the PTBP1 gene encoding polypyrimidine tract-binding protein 1 isoform X1, with protein MDGIVPDIAVGTKRGSDELFSACVTNGPFIMSGTSASTANGNDSKKFKGDSRSAGVPSRVIHIRKLPGDVTEGEVISLGLPFGKVTNLLMLKGKNQAFIEMHTEEAANTMVNYYTSVTPVLRGQPIYIQFSNHKELKTDSSPNQARAQAALQAVNSVQSGNLALAASAAAVDAGMAMAGQSPVLRIIVENLFYPVTLDVLHQIFSKFGTVLKIITFTKNNQFQALLQYADPVSAQHAKLSLDGQNIYNACCTLRIDFSKLTSLNVKYNNDKSRDYTRPDLPSGDSQPSLDQTMAAAFGAPGIMSASPYAGAGFPPTFAIPQAAGLSVPNVHGALAPLAIPSAAAAAAAAGRIAIPGLAGAGNSVLLVSNLNPERVTPQSLFILFGVYGDVQRVKVLFNKKENALVQMADGSQAQLAMSHLNGHKLHGKPVRITLSKHQSVQLPREGQEDQGLTKDYGNSPLHRFKKPGSKNFQNIFPPSATLHLSNIPPSISEDDLKILFSSNGGIVKGFKFFQKDRKMALIQMGSVEEAIQALIDLHNHDLGENHHLRVSFSKSTI; from the exons ATGGACGG CATCGTCCCAGACATAGCAGTTGGTACAAAG CGGGGATCTGACGAGCTCTTCTCTGCCTGCGTCACTAACGGACCCTTTATCATGAGTGGCACCTCGGCGTCCACAG CAAATGGAAACGACAGTAAGAAGTTCAAGGGGGACAGCAGGAGTGCGGGCGTGCCCTCCAGGGTGATCCACATCCGCAAGCTGCCCGGCGATGTCACCGAGGGGGAGGTCATTTCCCTGGGGCTGCCCTTTGGAAAGGTCACCAATCTCCTGATGCTGAAAGGGAAGAACCAG GCCTTCATTGAGATGCACACAGAAGAGGCCGCCAACACCATGGTGAACTACTACACGTCGGTGACGCCTGTGCTGCGCGGCCAGCCCATCTACATCCAGTTCTCCAACCACAAGGAGCTCAAGACAGACAGCTCCCCTAACCAGGCG CGGGCCCAGGCGGCCCTGCAGGCTGTGAACTCAGTCCAGTCAGGAAACCTGGCCCTGGCAGCCTCGGCCGCGGCAGTGGATGCGGGCATGGCCATGGCCGGCCAGAGCCCAGTGCTTAGGATCATCGTGGAGAACCTCTTCTACCCAGTGACCCTGGATGTGCTGCACCAG atctTCTCCAAGTTCGGCACCGTGCTTAAGATCATTACTTTCACCAAGAACAACCAGTTCCAGGCATTGCTGCAATACGCTGACCCCGTGAGCGCCCAGCACGCCAAGCTG TCGTTGGACGGCCAGAACATCTACAATGCATGCTGCACGTTGCGCATCGACTTCTCCAAGCTCACCAGCCTGAACGTCAAGTACAACAACGACAAGAGCCGTGACTACACGCGCCCTGACCTGCCGTCCGGTGACAGCCAGCCCTCGCTGGACCAGACCATGGCTGCTGCCTTTG GTGCGCCTGGTATAATGTCAGCCTCTCCGTATGCAGGAGCTGGTTTCCCTCCCACCTTTGCAATTCCTCAAGCCGCAG GTCTCTCTGTTCCTAATGTGCATGGGGCTTTGGCCCCTCTGGCTATTCCatcagcagcggcagcagcagcggcagcaggccGGATCGCCATCCCAGGCCTGGCAGGGGCAGGAAACTCTGTCCTGCTGGTCAGCAACCTCAACCCCGAG AGAGTCACACCCCAAAGCCTCTTTATTCTTTTCG GCGTGTATGGAGATGTGCAGCGCGTGAAGGTCCTGTTCAACAAGAAGGAGAATGCCCTGGTGCAGATGGCCGATGGGAGCCAGGCCCAGCTGG ccATGAGCCACCTCAATGGGCACAAGCTGCACGGAAAGCCAGTGCGCATCACACTCTCTAAGCACCAGAGCGTGCAGCTGCCCCGCGAGGGCCAGGAGGACCAGGGCCTGACCAAGGACTATGGAAACTCGCCCCTGCACCGCTTCAAGAAGCCTGGCTCCAAGAACTTCCAGAATATCTTCCCACCCTCAGCCACTCTGCACCTCTCCAACATCCC GCCCTCCATCTCTGAGGATGACCTCAAGATTCTTTTCTCCAGTAACGGCGGGATCGTCAAAGGGTTCAAGTTCTTCCA GAAGGACCGCAAGATGGCGCTGATCCAGATGGGCTCAGTGGAGGAGGCCATCCAGGCGCTCATCGACCTGCACAACCATGACCTGGGTGAGAACCACCACCTGCGGGTGTCCTTCTCCAAGTCCACCATCTAG